In one Echinicola marina genomic region, the following are encoded:
- a CDS encoding 3'-5' exonuclease, which translates to MQDKILFIDTETGGLNPLQHPLLSIGLVVWEDFELTSSKEILIFEEGLTPDNRALDINKIDINDHRKKALSPKEAINEIKTFLRKNFELDNKVTLAGHNINFDVNFLRFFLDRNNDDFGRYFSHRFIDTSSILYFLYLSGKLKEKAVSSDRAFDLFGINFNQENRHTALADAIATAQLFNNLLKTVAKKINLQAKETGQIDLFTNLL; encoded by the coding sequence ATGCAGGATAAAATTCTTTTCATTGATACGGAAACAGGAGGGCTTAACCCTTTACAACATCCTTTACTTTCAATTGGACTGGTTGTTTGGGAGGACTTTGAGTTGACAAGCTCTAAGGAGATATTAATATTTGAAGAGGGATTAACACCAGATAATAGAGCGCTAGATATTAACAAAATTGATATTAATGATCATAGAAAAAAAGCATTATCCCCTAAAGAAGCCATCAATGAAATAAAAACATTTCTAAGAAAAAACTTTGAATTAGATAATAAAGTTACTTTGGCCGGTCATAATATAAATTTTGATGTTAACTTTTTACGTTTCTTTCTAGATAGAAACAACGATGATTTTGGCAGGTACTTTTCTCATAGATTTATAGATACATCTTCAATTTTATATTTTTTATATCTATCAGGAAAGCTAAAAGAAAAAGCAGTGTCCTCTGACCGAGCGTTTGATTTATTCGGAATTAACTTTAATCAAGAAAATAGACATACAGCTTTAGCCGATGCTATTGCTACTGCCCAGCTATTCAATAATTTATTGAAAACAGTTGCAAAAAAAATAAATCTGCAGGCAAAAGAAACTGGTCAGATAGATTTGTTTACAAATCTTTTATAA
- a CDS encoding PfkB family carbohydrate kinase, which yields MITVVGGTYREIDYDDISLDIFGSGFRGAKFLLENNCPVHLYSTGNAETLNFLKENQKVYSDFTFEYTNYDDLITFKYSFSLDQPTIFPNLLNIPKSEDIKVDSGNIIAFGMLESDFQLTGNKVVYDPQTSLKPKSFSQIGKAEELVYVLNLSEAQSIASSKNINDIKDYFYRREKVKALIIKNGPFGATLYSDNKEFHIPSFVTNNVNKIGSGDIFTSSFGYYWMEKQLSLEESALNASKSTAYFCDKKVYVDSSNIEGFEYQEFKKRELSGKQVYLAAPFFSISELILIDKIRTAFLAFGVKVFSPFHDVGLGDDVTLAKKDIEGIENSDIIFCVFDNIDSGTLVESGYSLAKRKKIIGYHRTCNEGELLMLKPGDIKTFNHLTTAIYQTIWNI from the coding sequence ATGATAACAGTAGTAGGAGGAACTTACCGAGAAATTGATTACGACGATATTTCATTGGATATTTTTGGGTCTGGTTTCAGAGGAGCTAAATTTTTACTGGAAAATAATTGCCCTGTTCATCTTTATTCCACTGGTAATGCTGAAACTTTAAACTTTCTTAAAGAGAATCAAAAAGTATACAGTGATTTTACTTTCGAATACACGAATTATGATGACCTAATTACATTCAAATATAGTTTTTCATTGGATCAACCAACTATTTTTCCCAACCTTTTGAACATACCTAAATCAGAAGATATTAAAGTTGATTCTGGGAATATTATAGCTTTTGGGATGCTTGAATCAGATTTCCAATTGACCGGAAATAAAGTAGTCTATGACCCTCAAACATCCTTAAAACCAAAAAGCTTTAGTCAAATTGGTAAGGCGGAAGAATTAGTTTACGTGTTGAATTTAAGTGAAGCGCAATCTATCGCTTCCAGTAAAAATATAAATGACATTAAAGACTACTTTTATAGAAGAGAAAAAGTCAAAGCACTTATCATAAAAAATGGACCTTTTGGTGCCACTCTTTATTCTGATAATAAGGAGTTTCATATACCTTCTTTTGTTACTAATAATGTAAATAAAATTGGTTCTGGGGATATTTTCACCTCAAGTTTCGGTTATTATTGGATGGAAAAACAACTCTCGTTAGAGGAGTCTGCACTAAATGCTTCTAAATCGACCGCTTACTTTTGTGATAAAAAAGTATATGTAGATAGCAGTAATATTGAAGGATTTGAATATCAGGAATTTAAAAAAAGAGAGCTTTCAGGAAAACAAGTGTATTTGGCAGCTCCATTTTTTTCGATATCTGAATTGATTTTAATTGATAAAATACGCACAGCATTTCTAGCTTTTGGGGTGAAAGTTTTTTCTCCTTTTCATGATGTTGGATTAGGTGATGATGTAACTCTTGCTAAGAAGGATATTGAAGGAATTGAAAATTCAGACATTATCTTTTGTGTCTTTGATAATATAGATTCTGGTACTTTGGTAGAATCAGGCTATTCATTAGCGAAAAGGAAAAAGATAATTGGATATCACCGTACCTGTAATGAGGGTGAGCTATTAATGCTAAAACCTGGAGATATAAAAACTTTTAATCATTTAACAACTGCCATATACCAAACAATATGGAACATATAA
- a CDS encoding 7-cyano-7-deazaguanine synthase has translation MEHIKKVVLLSGGIDSICLTYGIRPDIAYTIDYGQTVAEREIYVSKFICGELGIEHKVINVDCRNLGTGTLANSENLSLSPSEEWWPYRNQLLVTLACMQGIKDSVNEMYLASVKSDNFHRDGTKEFYNHMDKLVSYQEGEISINCPTLDLYSHELAHRYNVPLELLSIAHSCHLSNLACGKCSGCIKQLKVRYELGID, from the coding sequence ATGGAACATATAAAAAAGGTCGTTCTGTTATCTGGAGGAATTGATTCAATCTGTTTGACCTATGGCATTAGGCCAGATATTGCATATACAATTGATTATGGACAAACAGTTGCAGAAAGGGAAATATATGTATCTAAATTCATATGTGGGGAATTGGGTATCGAACATAAGGTTATAAATGTTGATTGTAGAAATTTAGGCACAGGGACCTTAGCAAACTCTGAAAATTTGAGTCTGTCTCCATCTGAGGAATGGTGGCCTTATAGAAATCAATTATTGGTGACCCTTGCTTGCATGCAAGGTATAAAGGATAGTGTAAACGAAATGTATTTAGCATCGGTTAAATCTGACAATTTCCATCGTGACGGTACAAAAGAATTTTATAATCATATGGATAAACTTGTATCCTATCAGGAAGGAGAAATTAGTATTAATTGCCCGACTTTAGACTTATATAGCCACGAACTAGCGCATAGATACAATGTTCCATTAGAATTACTTTCCATAGCCCATTCTTGTCATTTATCAAATTTAGCCTGTGGAAAGTGTTCCGGTTGTATTAAGCAGTTAAAAGTGAGATATGAACTAGGTATAGATTGA
- a CDS encoding restriction endonuclease gives MNWKEYQNQVASIFNSIGASTTIEKKVEGVRGIHEVDVFVELEKFGIKMIWICECKYWNSAVPKEKVLALYEISKDVGADKAFLFSESGFQSGAVRAVNNTNIVLASTDEINEIIKNNLFEHQLLFYLKDFERIKSIIKTSWIDDNFNFNPLSNLDFDKSVLIDGNLMYLTLDIQKVLNGQLPIILRGVNSESKKCDTMHEVISTLSDFHSEAKIVVQELLVSIEKEKENIKKLRNNFCENSHSLIGSVERQILDNIDNFDTQVWETLKYLKLVGSNADNLNQISRGTLKIQFRKTMQSLIDNVYPYLTENKVCQKEWELKKDLVKKEIKDLENIGEY, from the coding sequence ATGAATTGGAAAGAGTATCAAAATCAAGTTGCTTCTATATTTAACTCAATTGGAGCTTCCACTACCATCGAAAAAAAGGTAGAGGGAGTCAGGGGAATTCATGAAGTTGATGTGTTTGTTGAATTAGAAAAATTTGGAATCAAAATGATTTGGATTTGCGAATGCAAATACTGGAATTCTGCAGTACCAAAAGAGAAGGTACTGGCACTTTATGAAATATCTAAAGATGTTGGCGCAGACAAAGCATTCCTTTTTTCTGAAAGTGGATTTCAATCAGGCGCTGTAAGAGCAGTTAATAACACAAATATAGTTCTTGCAAGTACTGATGAGATAAATGAAATTATAAAAAATAATTTATTTGAACATCAACTTTTGTTTTACTTAAAAGACTTTGAAAGAATCAAATCAATAATAAAAACATCTTGGATTGATGACAATTTCAATTTCAACCCTCTCTCCAACTTAGACTTTGATAAATCAGTTCTAATTGATGGAAATCTGATGTATCTTACCTTAGATATACAAAAAGTACTTAATGGTCAATTACCAATAATACTAAGAGGGGTTAATTCAGAAAGTAAAAAATGTGATACTATGCATGAAGTAATTTCAACTCTCTCAGATTTTCATAGTGAAGCCAAAATAGTTGTGCAAGAATTATTAGTTTCTATCGAAAAGGAAAAAGAAAATATTAAGAAATTAAGAAATAATTTTTGTGAGAATTCCCATTCATTAATTGGAAGTGTTGAGCGTCAAATCCTAGATAATATTGATAATTTTGATACTCAAGTTTGGGAAACGTTAAAATACTTAAAACTAGTTGGTTCAAATGCCGATAATCTTAACCAGATATCTAGAGGAACCCTTAAAATACAGTTTAGGAAAACTATGCAATCCCTAATTGACAACGTTTATCCTTATCTGACAGAAAATAAGGTTTGTCAAAAGGAATGGGAGTTGAAAAAGGATTTAGTCAAAAAAGAGATTAAAGATTTAGAAAACATAGGCGAATATTAA
- a CDS encoding SMEK domain-containing protein translates to MNRKRTIDRISELISRFIAEVETLNSLNLYDINIHAENVIIPILNNTYGLNLKNANLDEKNYSAIDLIDKENRVAIQVTSTANSEKIKHTLNQYLKHKARDEFDTVLVYIITKKQSSYSDEKFEELINGSFEFSSSENILDFKNILNEINSWISLPKIQTILDLLELEFTDSKLELRKHNLENKDKLSTEILYPNLLELKLPEKIYIGTIGINRDEIITRSWETKYKLKKSSTERSVVNRAFEYLEIPYCRDWHIFEKKIISFKPLDETSEPLSNLVEIGSVEEFSLDEFAEIGYKYELALSKLIDNSIQELNNKKDIQWLRKERMFRFRPPKSLKSRKIQWKNKKTATRSVVKEVWNRDETQITHFQQLSFKIQSFLSERKWYISITPTWSYTYNGYQSHKNESQLITQKKKLETNNAVYQHFMFISYCLKYKLSEDEEEYNLINFSDPFRLNLTYKN, encoded by the coding sequence GTGAATAGAAAAAGAACAATTGATAGGATTTCGGAGCTTATTTCTAGGTTCATAGCTGAAGTAGAGACACTTAATAGTCTAAACTTGTATGACATAAATATTCATGCCGAAAACGTAATTATCCCAATCCTAAATAATACTTATGGGCTAAATTTAAAGAATGCTAATCTTGATGAGAAAAATTATTCAGCAATTGACTTAATTGATAAAGAAAATCGAGTTGCAATTCAGGTCACTTCAACTGCAAATTCAGAAAAAATAAAGCATACTCTTAATCAATATTTAAAGCATAAAGCACGAGATGAGTTTGATACTGTATTAGTTTATATAATAACTAAAAAGCAGAGCTCATACAGCGATGAAAAATTTGAAGAATTGATAAATGGTAGTTTTGAGTTTTCATCATCAGAGAATATACTTGACTTTAAAAACATACTTAATGAAATCAATTCATGGATTTCTCTTCCTAAAATTCAGACTATTCTTGATTTACTTGAACTTGAGTTTACTGACTCAAAACTTGAATTAAGGAAACACAATTTAGAGAATAAGGATAAACTAAGTACTGAAATTTTATATCCTAACCTATTAGAATTAAAGCTGCCTGAAAAAATTTATATTGGTACCATAGGTATCAATAGAGATGAGATTATAACAAGATCTTGGGAGACAAAATACAAGTTAAAAAAAAGTTCAACAGAAAGAAGCGTTGTAAATAGGGCTTTCGAATACCTCGAAATTCCATATTGTAGAGATTGGCACATATTTGAAAAAAAAATAATTTCTTTTAAACCATTAGATGAAACTTCAGAACCACTTAGCAATTTGGTTGAGATAGGTTCTGTGGAAGAGTTTTCATTAGATGAGTTTGCTGAAATTGGATATAAATATGAACTCGCGCTGTCAAAACTTATTGATAATTCAATCCAAGAATTAAACAATAAAAAAGATATTCAATGGCTACGCAAAGAAAGGATGTTTAGGTTTCGTCCACCAAAGTCACTTAAATCAAGAAAAATTCAATGGAAAAACAAAAAAACTGCAACGAGGTCGGTTGTGAAAGAGGTTTGGAATAGGGATGAAACTCAAATCACTCACTTTCAACAATTATCATTCAAAATTCAATCATTCTTGTCAGAAAGAAAATGGTATATTTCTATTACACCAACTTGGAGTTACACCTATAATGGCTACCAAAGTCATAAAAATGAAAGCCAATTAATTACTCAAAAAAAGAAGCTTGAAACAAACAACGCAGTATATCAACATTTTATGTTTATCTCATATTGTTTAAAATACAAACTAAGTGAGGATGAGGAAGAATATAATCTCATTAATTTTAGTGATCCTTTTAGACTTAATTTAACCTACAAAAATTAG